Proteins from a single region of Leuconostoc gasicomitatum LMG 18811:
- a CDS encoding glycosyltransferase family 4 protein, protein MNIGLFTDTYFPQVSGVATSIKTLKEALEAQGHQVYIFTSTDPKVSKNKFESHIYRFSSVPYAGFKDRRLAFRGLIQAVEIAKSLQLDIIHTQTEFSLGLLGKFVARQLKIPVLHTYHTMYEDYTHYVARGFLIGPKGVGTLMKAYMSGMVGVIAPSQLVQETLLRYGVKAPIRIIPTGVSLPNTGVAHQNLRQKYGFSSEEPIILSLGRLAFEKNVALTISVFSELLQTWPEARLVIAGDGPARKSLEEQVSELALEKQVIFAGMVNHDDIINYYQMSNVFVSSSDTETQGLTFIEAMAANRPFVAIHSPYLDNLVDHEAIGTLVSDYDELLAGIEKYLRRPVSELDTIVRATKMKDVDATTFAHRVLDFYETVLADYHDTDVPDDENPTPDEVGYMKRILRNPFRRN, encoded by the coding sequence ATGAATATTGGTCTCTTTACGGATACGTATTTCCCACAAGTTAGTGGGGTTGCTACTTCGATTAAAACGTTAAAAGAAGCGCTAGAGGCGCAAGGTCATCAAGTATATATATTTACATCAACCGACCCTAAAGTTTCGAAAAATAAATTCGAATCGCATATTTATCGTTTTTCTAGTGTACCTTACGCTGGATTTAAAGATAGGCGGTTGGCATTTCGAGGATTAATTCAAGCTGTTGAAATTGCAAAATCACTGCAACTTGATATTATACATACACAAACGGAATTTTCTTTGGGTTTATTAGGGAAATTTGTGGCGCGTCAACTTAAAATTCCAGTGCTTCATACATATCACACGATGTATGAAGATTATACCCACTATGTTGCTAGAGGTTTTTTAATTGGGCCTAAGGGTGTTGGTACATTGATGAAGGCCTATATGTCGGGAATGGTTGGTGTCATTGCACCATCACAGCTCGTTCAAGAAACGTTACTACGATATGGTGTTAAAGCACCAATACGTATTATCCCAACAGGTGTATCATTACCAAACACAGGGGTAGCTCACCAAAATTTACGACAAAAATATGGCTTTTCTTCAGAAGAACCTATTATTTTGTCGCTTGGTCGCTTAGCTTTTGAAAAAAATGTCGCGTTAACAATCTCTGTTTTTTCTGAATTATTACAAACTTGGCCAGAGGCAAGGCTAGTCATTGCTGGAGATGGACCTGCTAGAAAATCGCTAGAGGAACAAGTAAGTGAACTTGCTTTAGAAAAACAAGTTATATTTGCGGGTATGGTGAATCATGATGACATTATTAATTATTACCAAATGAGTAATGTGTTTGTTAGTTCTTCAGATACGGAGACACAAGGGCTGACATTTATTGAAGCAATGGCTGCAAATCGACCATTTGTTGCCATACACTCGCCTTATTTAGATAATCTTGTGGATCATGAAGCTATTGGGACGTTAGTGTCAGATTATGATGAATTGCTAGCTGGAATTGAAAAATATTTACGTCGTCCGGTCTCAGAATTAGACACAATCGTGCGAGCTACAAAAATGAAAGATGTTGATGCAACGACCTTTGCACATCGTGTACTGGATTTTTACGAGACGGTATTAGCTGATTACCATGATACAGATGTACCTGATGATGAAAACCCAACACCTGATGAGGTGGGTTATATGAAACGTATTTTACGAAATCCATTTAGGAGAAATTAA
- the uvrB gene encoding excinuclease ABC subunit UvrB, whose protein sequence is MPENVTNREFEVVSQYQPTGDQPQAISQLVKGINAGVKEQILLGATGTGKTFTISNVVKTVRKPTLVLSHNKTLAGQLYSELKEFFPNNAVEYFVSYYDYYQPEAYVPSSDTFIEKDSAVNDEIDQLRNSATSSLLSRKDVIVVASVSSIFGLGDPHQYEEHVINLRVGNEYGRDQLMRDLIDVQFTRNDIDFHRGTFRVRGDVMEIFPASEDELALRVEFFGDEIDRIRDINSLTGETLAERDFVSIYPAKHFMTDDDQMSTALAGIKQEMTEQVSRFETEGKLIEAQRIKQRTEYDLAMLEEMGFVGGIENYSRWMDGRNPGEPPFTLLDFFPDDFLIVADESHVTMPQIRGMYNGDRARKETLVNYGFRLPSALDNRPLKLPEFEKHVNQIIYMSATPGDYELERVTDNHVAQQIIRPTGLLDPEIEVRPVMGQIDDLVGEINARSEKNERVFITTLTKRMAEDLTDYLKNVGIKVAYLHSDIKTLERTEILRDLRLGKYDVLIGINLLREGIDVPEVSLVAILDADKEGFLRNPRSLIQTIGRAARNANGHVIMYADKVTRSMQEAIDETARRREVQMQYNAENGITPTTIKKEIRDLISVRSVSTDGKTTIDLTQVAFKDLPQDEQKNIIANMEGQMKAAAKSLDFEEAAQLRDSVMTLKALL, encoded by the coding sequence ATGCCTGAAAATGTTACAAATCGTGAATTTGAAGTTGTCTCTCAATATCAACCAACTGGAGATCAACCACAAGCAATCAGTCAATTAGTAAAAGGCATTAATGCTGGTGTCAAAGAACAAATATTACTTGGTGCTACAGGAACGGGGAAAACATTCACGATTTCCAATGTTGTTAAAACCGTTAGAAAACCAACATTAGTGCTCAGCCATAATAAGACTCTGGCTGGACAACTGTATAGTGAATTAAAGGAATTTTTTCCAAATAATGCGGTTGAATATTTTGTGTCCTACTACGATTACTACCAACCAGAAGCATATGTGCCTAGCTCTGATACATTTATTGAAAAGGATTCAGCAGTCAATGATGAAATTGATCAGTTGCGTAATTCTGCAACTAGTTCGCTTCTGTCTCGAAAAGACGTTATAGTTGTGGCATCGGTTAGTTCAATTTTTGGGCTTGGTGATCCGCATCAGTACGAAGAACATGTTATCAATTTGCGTGTTGGCAATGAGTATGGTCGTGATCAATTAATGCGTGACTTAATTGATGTTCAATTTACACGCAATGATATTGATTTTCATCGTGGTACTTTTCGTGTACGAGGTGATGTCATGGAAATTTTCCCAGCATCAGAAGATGAATTGGCCTTGCGTGTTGAATTTTTTGGTGATGAAATCGATCGTATTCGTGATATTAATTCATTAACAGGTGAAACGTTAGCAGAACGTGATTTTGTCTCAATTTATCCAGCCAAACATTTTATGACTGACGACGATCAGATGAGCACTGCACTTGCTGGTATTAAACAAGAAATGACTGAGCAAGTTAGTCGTTTTGAAACAGAAGGTAAGCTGATTGAGGCACAACGTATCAAGCAAAGAACTGAGTATGATTTAGCCATGCTTGAAGAAATGGGCTTTGTTGGTGGTATTGAAAACTACTCACGTTGGATGGACGGTAGAAATCCAGGCGAACCACCATTTACCCTATTAGATTTTTTCCCAGATGATTTTTTAATTGTAGCTGATGAAAGTCATGTCACAATGCCACAAATTCGTGGGATGTATAATGGCGATCGTGCACGAAAAGAGACTTTAGTGAATTATGGTTTTCGATTACCTTCAGCTTTGGATAATCGACCTTTGAAATTGCCAGAGTTCGAAAAACATGTTAATCAAATTATTTATATGTCAGCTACGCCGGGTGATTATGAGTTGGAGCGTGTGACTGATAATCATGTCGCTCAGCAAATTATACGACCAACAGGGTTGCTTGACCCAGAAATTGAAGTGCGTCCCGTTATGGGGCAAATTGATGACTTAGTAGGAGAAATTAATGCGCGTTCAGAAAAAAATGAACGTGTATTTATAACGACTCTGACAAAACGTATGGCAGAAGATCTAACAGATTATCTTAAAAACGTAGGGATCAAAGTGGCATATTTGCATTCGGATATTAAAACGCTTGAGCGCACCGAAATTTTACGAGATTTACGTTTAGGTAAATATGATGTATTAATTGGTATTAATTTGTTACGTGAGGGTATTGATGTGCCTGAGGTGTCTCTAGTCGCTATTTTAGATGCTGATAAAGAAGGGTTCTTACGTAACCCTAGATCATTGATACAAACCATAGGACGTGCGGCACGTAATGCCAATGGACATGTGATTATGTATGCTGATAAAGTAACTAGATCAATGCAAGAAGCGATCGATGAAACAGCGAGACGTCGTGAAGTTCAGATGCAGTATAATGCTGAAAATGGGATTACACCAACAACAATCAAAAAAGAAATACGTGATTTAATATCTGTCCGTTCAGTATCAACAGATGGTAAAACAACGATTGATCTTACTCAAGTCGCTTTTAAAGATTTACCTCAGGATGAACAAAAAAATATTATTGCTAATATGGAAGGACAAATGAAAGCTGCAGCTAAGTCTTTGGACTTTGAAGAAGCAGCACAATTGCGCGACAGTGTGATGACGTTAAAAGCATTATTATAA
- a CDS encoding YkuJ family protein, whose protein sequence is MVLEESRMSDLNQILNRLRAMIDSNDNQYQSRRFEAFGIEALRVDYDQLTGIWTIHEHREVRQFQFDNIDLVAIEIYDVLHDFKLIF, encoded by the coding sequence ATGGTACTTGAAGAATCACGCATGAGTGATTTAAACCAAATCTTAAATCGCTTGCGTGCTATGATTGATTCAAATGATAATCAATATCAATCACGACGATTTGAAGCATTTGGCATTGAAGCGTTGCGAGTTGACTATGATCAATTGACTGGAATTTGGACAATCCATGAGCATCGTGAAGTCAGACAATTCCAGTTTGATAATATTGATTTGGTTGCGATTGAAATATATGATGTCTTACATGATTTTAAATTAATATTCTAA
- a CDS encoding ABC transporter ATP-binding protein, translating to MVDVKRAIKYFASYLKQYWISLTFVVVITIVSTYFQVKAPSYMGKAITELANYLGQYMNPTTHAIASKTPFYHALESMMLFFILTAITMFISSFLSSRVSAQASGRMRIGLFAKLQRMTIKYFDTHRDGEILSLFTSDLDNIFNAMNQAIFQLLSQFALFVGIIWMMFDQNVKLAWVTMASTPVAIIIAWVIISRARHFIDAQQDATGSMNGYINEQINGEKIIITQGLQEESIAGFMPHNEKVKQATFKGQVYSGMLFPLMQGLSLLNLAIVIFFGSWLIVSEGMDKAVGLGLIVVFVNYSQQYYQPITQITSIYNMLQLAVTGARRLSDVHDQDEEINPADGQELSSIKSGVTLENIHFGYTADKEILHGVSIQVDKGEMVALVGPTGSGKTTVMNLLNRFYDVDDGAVKFDGVDIRHLDLKSLRDHVGIVLQDSVLFSGTVADNIKFGAPKATEEDMINAAKQANIHEFIVSLPAGYQTIVDDENSVFSTGQKQLLAIARTILTNPAFLILDEATSNVDTVTEARIQAAMDNVIAGRTSFVIAHRLKTILGADKIVVLKDGKVIEQGSHEALLSKGGFYSELYHNQMVFD from the coding sequence ATGGTTGATGTAAAACGTGCCATTAAATATTTTGCTAGTTACTTGAAACAATATTGGATCAGTTTAACATTTGTTGTGGTAATAACGATTGTTTCAACTTATTTTCAAGTGAAAGCACCATCGTATATGGGCAAAGCAATTACAGAGTTAGCAAATTATCTTGGTCAATATATGAATCCAACTACACATGCAATTGCCAGTAAAACGCCCTTTTACCACGCACTTGAATCGATGATGTTGTTCTTCATTCTGACCGCAATTACGATGTTTATCTCGAGCTTTTTGTCTTCTCGTGTGTCGGCACAAGCATCTGGGCGTATGCGTATTGGTTTATTTGCTAAACTGCAAAGAATGACAATTAAATATTTTGATACACATCGCGATGGCGAAATACTATCTTTATTTACATCAGATTTAGATAACATTTTCAATGCAATGAATCAGGCAATTTTCCAACTTTTATCGCAATTTGCTTTATTTGTTGGTATTATTTGGATGATGTTTGATCAGAATGTTAAATTAGCATGGGTCACAATGGCTTCAACACCAGTAGCCATTATTATTGCTTGGGTGATTATTTCACGTGCACGCCATTTTATTGATGCACAACAAGATGCAACAGGCAGCATGAATGGCTACATTAATGAACAAATAAATGGTGAAAAAATTATTATCACCCAAGGCTTACAGGAAGAATCAATTGCTGGATTTATGCCCCACAATGAAAAAGTGAAACAAGCGACTTTTAAAGGACAAGTATATTCTGGGATGCTATTTCCCTTGATGCAAGGATTATCTTTACTGAATTTGGCAATTGTGATTTTTTTTGGATCATGGTTAATCGTTTCTGAAGGCATGGATAAAGCAGTTGGTTTAGGACTAATTGTTGTATTTGTAAACTATTCACAGCAATACTACCAACCAATTACACAAATTACATCAATTTATAACATGTTACAGTTAGCTGTCACTGGTGCACGTCGATTATCAGATGTACATGATCAAGACGAAGAAATTAATCCAGCTGATGGTCAAGAATTAAGTTCCATAAAATCTGGTGTGACACTAGAAAACATTCATTTTGGCTATACAGCTGATAAAGAAATTTTACATGGTGTGTCAATTCAAGTTGACAAGGGTGAAATGGTCGCTTTAGTTGGACCAACTGGATCCGGTAAAACGACTGTTATGAATTTATTGAATAGATTCTATGATGTTGATGATGGTGCAGTTAAATTTGATGGAGTTGACATACGTCATTTGGATTTGAAATCATTACGTGATCATGTCGGTATTGTACTGCAAGATTCAGTCTTGTTTAGTGGGACTGTTGCTGATAATATTAAATTTGGGGCGCCAAAGGCAACGGAAGAAGATATGATAAATGCTGCAAAACAGGCAAATATTCATGAATTTATTGTCTCACTACCAGCAGGTTATCAGACGATAGTGGACGATGAAAATTCGGTATTTTCGACTGGACAAAAGCAGTTACTTGCGATAGCACGAACAATTTTAACAAATCCTGCTTTCTTGATTTTGGATGAAGCGACTTCAAACGTTGATACGGTAACTGAGGCACGTATCCAAGCAGCCATGGATAATGTGATTGCTGGAAGGACCAGTTTTGTGATTGCTCATCGTTTGAAAACGATTCTAGGTGCTGATAAAATTGTGGTACTCAAGGATGGTAAGGTCATAGAGCAAGGATCTCACGAAGCATTACTTAGCAAAGGTGGCTTTTATTCTGAATTGTATCATAATCAGATGGTATTTGATTAA
- a CDS encoding glycosyltransferase → MKVLLYFENQKLIAKSGIGRALKLQQQALAYTDIEVTINPKCVDYDILHINTYGIMSKHMVNKAHKMGKKVIYHGHSTYEDFRNSFTGSNIIAPLFKYYLVSLYQKADALITPTPYSKQLLRGYQLSQPITPISNGIPLAKYAKNSDKVTTFRAYFKLSDDQKVIMSVGLFFERKGILDFVALAKRHPEYLFIWFGYTDLRLVPKKIRQLVKENHVRNLIFPGYITGDVIQGAYQGADLFLYPSYEETEGIVVLEALASKQKVLVRNIPVYHQWLEDGVNSYKANDLEDFDAKMVQILNNELPDLTESGYQLAVARDLPEIGQQLQHVYETVLES, encoded by the coding sequence TTGAAAGTTTTACTCTATTTCGAAAATCAAAAATTAATTGCTAAATCAGGTATTGGCCGTGCTTTGAAATTACAACAACAAGCGTTAGCATATACTGATATTGAAGTAACAATTAACCCCAAGTGTGTTGATTATGATATATTGCATATTAATACTTATGGTATTATGAGTAAACATATGGTGAACAAAGCGCATAAAATGGGTAAAAAAGTTATCTATCACGGTCACTCAACGTACGAAGATTTCAGAAATTCATTTACTGGATCAAATATAATCGCACCACTATTCAAATATTATCTGGTATCGCTATATCAAAAAGCGGATGCATTAATTACACCGACACCCTATTCAAAACAATTATTGCGAGGGTACCAACTGAGTCAGCCAATCACACCAATATCAAATGGGATCCCATTAGCAAAGTATGCTAAAAATAGCGATAAAGTGACAACTTTTCGCGCCTATTTTAAGCTATCTGATGATCAAAAAGTTATTATGAGTGTTGGTCTTTTTTTTGAAAGAAAGGGTATTTTGGATTTTGTTGCATTAGCTAAAAGGCATCCAGAATATTTGTTCATTTGGTTTGGATATACAGATTTAAGATTAGTACCGAAAAAAATTAGACAGTTAGTGAAGGAAAATCACGTACGAAATCTCATTTTTCCAGGCTATATTACAGGTGATGTCATTCAGGGCGCCTATCAGGGCGCTGATTTATTTCTCTATCCTTCTTATGAAGAAACGGAGGGCATTGTGGTACTAGAAGCCTTAGCATCAAAACAAAAAGTGTTAGTGAGAAATATTCCAGTTTACCATCAATGGCTAGAAGATGGTGTTAACAGTTATAAAGCCAATGATTTAGAGGATTTTGACGCTAAAATGGTTCAAATTCTAAATAATGAATTACCTGATTTAACTGAATCAGGCTATCAACTGGCAGTGGCCAGAGATTTGCCAGAAATTGGGCAACAATTACAACATGTTTACGAAACAGTGTTAGAGAGCTAG
- a CDS encoding LTA synthase family protein — protein sequence MKNLVKKIPSPKFFWRQIKQTMDTSAPLVWFFVLNVVLVWFKTFVNYHMNFNLGADGATQQFLLFLNPLPTAIIFLSVALYFRGALSYWIAILFNFIQSLWLFANILYYREFSDFLSMGILSSGSSTGNNLSKSIAAIIHWSDYMVFIDLIILVALVVFKQLTIDKKGVQKRFAILTTLLGVILMLMDYGIASTDRTGLLTRSFDNNYIVKYLGLNEYAVFNAVQTYNQTESRKRAKPADLAKIKQFVSTQKMPDNIQYYGTQKGKNVFMIHLESFQQFLIDYKVEGREVTPNLNKFYHDQSTLSFDNFYHQVGQGKTSDAEMMQENSLYGLSTGSAMVKYGTNNTFESLPAILNQRGYTTAAFHGDVASFWNRDNTYKSFGYDYFFSKSYYPNANKPSFNVGYGLKDKIFFQDSARYLEQLPQPFYAKLLTVTNHYPYELDKGNIDFPATTTGDKTVDGYVQTAHYLDQAFGELTDYLKKAGLYDNSVFVLYGDHYGISENHQPAIAQLLGKEKVTNYDLAQFQKVPFMIHANGLKGGVDHTYGGEIDMLPTLLDLLGVPDDNMTMFGQDMLSSKYEGVVPFRDGDWVTPTYMKYNNQYFNTKTGEQVTLSSDAALKKMATQTQDYVDKVLAYSDSVITGDLLRFDESRSDFHTVNKKDFDYKRSAGLAKLKAAQQTNPSSILAKNKDKSTTNLYKTDAPEVNASSTSDNQSSDADTSSK from the coding sequence ATGAAGAACCTCGTAAAGAAAATCCCGAGTCCCAAATTTTTTTGGCGACAAATTAAACAAACAATGGACACGTCAGCACCACTGGTGTGGTTTTTTGTCCTAAACGTTGTCCTAGTGTGGTTTAAAACGTTTGTTAATTATCATATGAATTTTAACCTTGGGGCTGATGGTGCAACGCAGCAGTTTTTGTTGTTTTTAAATCCATTGCCTACAGCTATTATATTTTTAAGTGTTGCGTTGTATTTTCGAGGTGCGTTAAGTTATTGGATTGCAATTTTGTTCAATTTTATTCAATCCTTATGGTTATTTGCTAATATATTGTATTATCGTGAGTTTTCTGATTTTCTGTCCATGGGTATATTGAGTTCTGGTAGCTCAACTGGCAATAATTTAAGTAAATCAATTGCTGCTATTATTCACTGGTCTGATTATATGGTTTTTATTGATCTTATTATCCTTGTTGCACTTGTGGTGTTTAAGCAATTAACAATCGACAAAAAAGGTGTGCAGAAACGATTTGCGATTTTAACAACACTTTTAGGTGTGATTTTAATGTTAATGGATTATGGTATTGCGTCAACTGATCGCACAGGATTATTGACACGGTCATTTGATAATAATTACATTGTTAAGTATTTAGGACTTAACGAGTACGCTGTTTTCAATGCGGTGCAAACATATAATCAGACGGAGAGTCGAAAGCGTGCTAAACCGGCTGATCTAGCTAAAATTAAGCAATTTGTCTCGACACAGAAAATGCCAGACAATATTCAGTATTACGGTACGCAAAAAGGTAAAAATGTTTTCATGATTCATTTGGAATCCTTTCAACAATTTTTGATAGATTACAAAGTTGAAGGTCGGGAAGTAACGCCAAATCTTAACAAATTTTATCATGATCAAAGTACATTGAGTTTTGATAATTTCTATCATCAGGTTGGGCAGGGAAAAACATCTGATGCAGAGATGATGCAAGAAAATTCACTGTATGGTCTCTCAACTGGTTCTGCAATGGTTAAATATGGTACAAATAATACATTTGAATCATTACCTGCAATCTTAAATCAACGTGGCTACACGACTGCTGCTTTTCATGGGGATGTTGCTAGCTTTTGGAATCGTGATAATACCTACAAGTCATTTGGTTATGATTATTTCTTTTCGAAATCATATTATCCGAATGCTAATAAACCAAGCTTTAATGTGGGTTATGGTTTAAAAGACAAAATATTTTTTCAGGACAGCGCGCGTTATTTAGAGCAATTACCACAACCATTTTATGCCAAACTGTTGACTGTCACAAATCACTATCCGTATGAATTAGATAAGGGAAATATTGATTTTCCAGCGACTACGACTGGGGATAAAACTGTTGATGGATATGTACAAACGGCCCATTATTTGGACCAAGCATTTGGTGAATTAACTGATTATTTGAAAAAAGCCGGGTTATATGATAATTCAGTCTTTGTATTATATGGGGACCATTATGGTATTTCGGAAAACCATCAACCTGCCATTGCACAATTACTTGGTAAAGAAAAAGTAACAAATTATGATTTAGCACAATTTCAGAAGGTGCCATTTATGATTCATGCAAACGGTTTAAAGGGAGGTGTCGATCATACTTACGGTGGTGAGATAGACATGCTACCAACATTATTAGATCTCCTTGGTGTGCCAGATGATAACATGACGATGTTTGGACAAGACATGCTATCTTCGAAATATGAAGGTGTAGTGCCATTTCGTGATGGTGATTGGGTAACACCAACTTATATGAAATATAATAATCAATATTTTAATACGAAGACAGGTGAACAAGTAACTTTGTCATCAGATGCAGCTCTAAAAAAAATGGCCACACAGACGCAAGATTATGTGGATAAAGTCTTGGCCTATTCAGATTCAGTCATTACAGGTGACTTATTGCGATTTGATGAATCACGCTCTGATTTTCATACAGTCAATAAAAAAGATTTTGATTACAAAAGAAGTGCTGGTTTGGCTAAATTAAAGGCTGCACAACAAACAAATCCGTCAAGTATATTAGCTAAAAATAAAGATAAATCAACAACAAATTTGTATAAAACAGATGCACCGGAAGTTAATGCTTCTTCAACTTCTGACAATCAAAGTAGTGATGCAGACACATCATCAAAATAA
- a CDS encoding lysylphosphatidylglycerol synthase transmembrane domain-containing protein: MSKIDKISTIIVVVLTAVVVYFLTNELHGKSKQLAAALKHLDWRWLFFGLLMMILSIFLEAAATYAMLNKADRRQTSVLSLLRVPLLNLLGTGVTPFATGGQPAQLFGMTRAGIESGRALSVILMKFLVYQVVVVMFFIIAYFSAEHFIYAQVDPTFAQFIPFAIAIHAFVILGIALVMFWPAMTLRLVDIISPLTKKMMSSERHDRLITRIKQKIHTFHEESRRVISSWESLVGASIFTILQLVVFYMIPYFVIRAFGYENVNPWLIVTMNIMIVMVISLFPIPGGVGGAELSFQLLFSPFVNNPATMILVILLWRLITYYFGLFAGIITYMLPAKKIKEGR; this comes from the coding sequence ATGTCGAAAATCGATAAAATTTCAACGATAATCGTAGTTGTATTAACTGCAGTTGTCGTCTATTTTTTAACAAATGAGTTGCATGGTAAAAGTAAACAGCTAGCAGCAGCACTCAAACATTTAGATTGGCGCTGGTTATTTTTTGGTTTGTTAATGATGATTTTATCAATTTTTTTGGAAGCAGCAGCAACTTATGCCATGTTAAATAAGGCTGACCGCAGGCAAACCTCGGTACTGTCTTTATTACGTGTCCCTTTACTGAATCTTTTAGGTACTGGCGTCACACCATTTGCTACTGGTGGACAACCTGCACAATTATTTGGTATGACAAGAGCTGGCATTGAATCTGGTAGAGCACTGTCTGTTATTCTTATGAAATTTTTAGTATATCAGGTTGTTGTGGTTATGTTTTTTATTATTGCCTATTTTTCAGCAGAACATTTTATTTATGCGCAAGTCGATCCAACATTTGCACAATTTATTCCATTTGCAATTGCAATTCATGCTTTTGTTATTCTTGGTATCGCACTAGTGATGTTTTGGCCAGCAATGACATTACGATTAGTTGACATCATCTCACCATTGACTAAAAAAATGATGTCATCTGAACGTCATGACCGATTAATTACGAGGATAAAACAAAAGATCCATACTTTTCATGAGGAATCACGTCGTGTTATTAGCAGCTGGGAATCTCTAGTTGGTGCGAGTATTTTTACTATTTTGCAATTGGTTGTTTTTTATATGATTCCGTATTTTGTCATTCGTGCTTTTGGTTACGAAAATGTGAATCCGTGGTTAATTGTTACTATGAACATTATGATTGTAATGGTGATTTCACTGTTTCCAATTCCTGGTGGTGTTGGTGGGGCTGAGCTGAGTTTTCAACTGCTTTTTTCACCCTTTGTTAATAATCCAGCTACAATGATTTTGGTAATTCTATTGTGGCGTTTAATTACATATTACTTTGGTTTATTTGCAGGAATTATTACGTATATGCTGCCTGCTAAAAAAATAAAGGAAGGTCGTTAA